The genomic DNA CTTCCTGCGGGGCGCGGCGCAGTACCTGTTCGGCAGCGAGTTCCAGAGCCTCACCGGCACCTGGGTCAGCGACCGCACGGTGAACCTCGCCGGCATCTACCTGCCGCTGCCGCAGCTCGTGGCCTCGGTGGTCTGCCTGCTGGCCTTCGCCGCGCTGCTCGCCGTCTCGCGCACCGAGTTCGGCCGGGCGCTGGAGGCGACACGGGAGGACCGCGACGCGGTGGCGCTGATCGGCATCGACCGCGATCGCATCTTCGCCATCGGCTGGGGCATGGGCGCCGCGGCGGTGGGCGTGGCGGGCACGATGTTGGCCACCTTCTACTACGTCTCGCCCAATGTGGGCGTGAACTTCGCCACCATCGCCTATGTCACCGTGGCGCTGGGCGGCTTCGGCAGCCTGCTGGGCGCGCTGGTGGCCGGGCTGCTGGTCGGCCTCGCGGAATCCCTCACCGCCCTGGTGCTGGAACCCTCGGTCAAGCAGATCGGGATGTTCGCCCTCTATATGTTCGTGCTGGCCTTCCGCCCGCGCGGCCTGTTCGGGAAGCTGTGATGTCCACCACCCTGCGGCAGGCCGCCGCGGCACCGCCGCGCGCCAACGCCATCACCCGCCGCCGCCGGCGCGAGCTCCTGGCCGGCGCGGTGATCCTGCTCCTGCTCGCGGCGCTGCCCTTCGGCGTCACCGACGTCTATGCGCAGAACCTGATCATCCTGACCCTGCTCTATGCCGGGCTCAGCCAGGCATGGAACATCCTGGGCGGCTATTGCGGCCAGATCTCGCTGGGTCACGCGCTGTATTTCGGAGTGGGCGGCTATGTCTCCACCATGCTCTTCGTCCATGCCGGCGTGCCACCCGTCCTCGGCATGGCCGCCGCCGGCATCGTGGCCGGGCTCTGCGCCCTGCTGGTCGGCTGGCCCTGCTTCCGCCTGTCCGGCCACTACTACGCCATCGCGACCGTGGTGGTGGGGGAGATCGGCTACCTGCTCTTCCTGAACTGGGAATGGGTCGGCGGCGCGATGGGCATCTATGTGCCGCTGGGGCCGGATTCCTGGCTGAACCTGCAGTTCCGCATCTCCAAGCTGCCCTGGCACTTCATCACCCTGGGCTTCGCCGCCCTGACCTGGGTTGTGGCCTGGGCGATCGAGGGCTCGCGCTGGGGCTATTCCTGGCGCGCGGTGAAGGACGACGTGACGGCGGCGCGCAGCCTCGCCGTGCGGGTCTTTCCCTCCAAGATGGCGGCGGCCGCGATCAGCGGCTTCCTCACCGGCGTCGGCGGCGCGATCTACGCGCAGTATGTCGGCTATATCGACCCGGACAGCATCCTCGCGGGCTCCTTCTCCATCCTGATCGCCCTGCCCGCGGTGCTGGGCGGCGTCGGCACGCTCTGGGGACCGCTGATCGGCGCGGCGGTGCTGATCCCGGTCTCGGAACTGTCGCGCTCCTATCTGGGCGGCTCCGGCAGCGGCGTGGACCTGATGATCTACGGGCTGCTGATCATGATCGTGGCGCTCGCGCGGCCGCAGGGGCTGGTCAGCCTCCTCGGCGTCAGGAGCCAGGCGGGAGGTGGCGATGGACGCGCTGCTTGAGGTCCGCAACGTCAGCAAGCGCTTCGGCGGCGTGCAGGCGAACAGCGACATCACCTTCGACGTCCGGCGCGGCGAGATCCTGGGCCTGATCGGGCCGAACGGCGCGGGCAAGACCTCGCTGTTCAACTCCATCTCCGGCGAGGTCACGCCCGATACCGGCGAAATCCGCATGGAGGGGCAGCGCATCTCGGGCCTCGGGCCGGTGGAATGCACGCGGCGCGGCATCGCCCGCACCTTCCAGGTGGTGCGTTCCTTCGACTCCATGACCGTGCTGGAGAATGTGATGGTGGGCGCCTTCACCCGCCACCGCACGGCGCGGGAGGCGATGGCCGCGGCCGAGCAGGTGCTGGACTTCGCCGGGCTGCTCGGGCGCATGGACCGGCCGGCCATCTCGCTCACCCCACCCGAGAAGCGGCGGCTGGAGGTGGCGCGCGCCCTGGCGACGCAGCCGCGCCTGTTGCTGCTGGACGAGATGCTGACCGGGCTGACGCCCGCCGAGGCGCAGTCCGGCGTGCAGCTCATCCGCGCGGTGCGCGACCAGGGCGTCACCATCATCATGGTGGAGCATGTGATGGAGGTTCTGCTGCCGCTGATCGACCGTGCCGTGGTGCTGAATCTCGGCAAGGTCCTGCTCACTGGCTCGCCGCAGGAGGTGGTGCGCGACCCGGAGATGATCCGTGCCTATCTGGGGGACCGCTATGCTGCGGCTTGAGGGCGTTTCCGCCAGCTACCGGGGCCTCAAGGCCCTGCAGGGCGTCGATCTGGAGGTCGGCCAGGGCGAGGTGGTGGCGGTGGTCGGCGCCAACGGCGCGGGCAAGAGCACGTTGCTGAAGGCCATCGCCGGCCAGGTCGCGACCGAGGGGCAGATCGCCTTCCAGGGCGAGAGCCTGCGCCGCATGCCCTCGCACCGGATCGCGCGCCTCGGCGTCAACCTCGTGCCCGAGGGACGGCGGCTCTTTCCGCGCCTCTCGGTCGAGGACAACCTTCGCCTTGGTGCCTATGCGCGCAAGGGCGACCCGGATCGCTTCAGGCCGCTGGAACTGGTCTTCGAGCTCTTCCCCCGGCTGAAGGAGCGCCTGCCGCAGCTCGCCGGCACGCTCTCGGGCGGGGAGCAGCAGATGCTGGCCATCGGCCGCGCCCTGCTGACCCAGCCGAAGCTGCTGATGCTGGACGAACCCAGCCAGGGTATCATGCCGAAGCTGGTGGACGACATCCTGGCGGCGGTGACGCGCATCCGCGCCCTCGGCGTCACGGTGCTGCTGGTGGAGCAGCGGCTGGCCGAGGCGCTGGCCATCGCCGACCGCGCCTATGTGCTGCAGACCGGCCGGGTCGTGATGTCCGGCCCGGCCGCGGAAATCGCCGGCAACGCCGATGTGCGGCGTGCCTATCTCGGCATGTGATCAGGATCCCTCCCTTGTCCTCCCAGCGCCATATCCGGATCGGCATCGATATCGGAGGCACCTTCACCGACCTGCAGATCCTCGACGAGCGGAGCGGCAGGCTGCACAGCCTCAAGACCCCGACCACGCCGGAGGACCCCTCCATCGGGCTGATGACGGGCATCGAGGCGGCGGCGGAACGCTACGGCTTCGCCCTCGCCGACATCCGCCTTCTGCTGCACGGCACCACCATCGCCACCAACGCGGTGCTGGAGCGTTGCCTCGCGCGGGGCGTGCTGCTGACCACGGCGGGCTTCGAGGACGTGCTGGAGATCGGCCGCCACACCCGCCGCGACATCTACGGGCTGAAGCAGAAGGTGGAACCGCCGTTGGTGCCGCGCGACCGGCGCCTCGGCGTGGCGGAGCGGCTGCGCGGCGACGGCAGCGTGGAGACGGCGCTGGACGAGGCCTCGGTGTCGGCGGTGCTGGAGCGGCTGCGCGCCCTGGAGCCCGAGGCGGTGGCGATCTGCCTGCTCAACGCCCATGTCAACGCGGCGCATGAGGAGCTGCTGGCCGGGCGCATCCGCGCCGAGTTCCCGGACCTGCCGCTCAGCCTGTCCTCCGAGGTGAGCCCGGAGATCCGCGAATACGAGCGCAGCTCGACCACCGTGCTGAATGCGCTGCTGATGCCGGTGGTGGGGCGCTACCTCGCCCGCCTGCAACAGCGCATGGAGGAACGTGCGCTGACGGCGAGGCTGCTGCTGGTTCAGTCCAATGGCGGCGTCTGCTCCGCCGGGATGGCGTCGCGGCAGCCGGTGCGGCTGCTGCTGTCCGGTCCCAGCGGCGGGGCGCTCGCCACCATGCGCGCCGCCGAGGCGCTGGGCCGGCCGAACCTCGTCGGCGCCGACATGGGTGGCACCTCCTTCGACATCTGCGTGGTGCAGGGCGGCCAGGTCACGCTGATGACCCAGGGCGAGATCGACGGCCTGCCGGTGCGCCTGCCGATGATCGAGATCCGCACCATCGGCTCCGGCGGCGGCTCCCTCGCGGCGGTGGATTCCGGCGGGCGGCTCACCGTCGGGCCGCGCTCGGCGGGCTCCTTTCCTGGCCCCGTCTGCTACCGCCGGGGCGGCACCGAACCGGCGGTGACGGATGTGAACATCGCCCTCGGCCGGCTGGACGGGCGCTTCTTCCTGGGCGGCGCCATGGCGCTGGACACGGACGGCGCCCGCGGGGCCATCGCCGCCCGGGTGGCGCAGCCCCTGCGGCTGGAAACGGATGCGGCGGCGGAGGGCGTGCTCACCGTGGTCAACAACGCGCTCGCCTCGGCGGCACGGCTCAGCCTCTTCGAGAAGGGGCTCGACCCGCGCGATTTCAGCCTGCTCTCCTTCGGCGGCGCGGGCGGCCTGCACGCCATCCCCGTGGCCGAGGAGCTGGGCATCGGCGAGGTGATCTTCCCGGCGGATGCCAGCACCTTCTCCGCCTTCGGCATCCTGCATTCCAACATCGTGCATGACGTGGCGCGCAGCCGGGTGATGCCGGCCGCGGCGGAGAACCTGCCCCGCATCGCGGAAAGCTGCACCGCGCTGCGGGAGCAGGGCGACGCGCTGCTGGCCGCGGATGGCGTGCCGGCGGAGGCGCGCCGCTTCGCCCTTTCGGCCGACCTGCGCTATCGCGGCCAGGCCTTCGAGCTGGTGGTGCCCTGGGAGGCACCCGCGGGTGACGCCGCACCGGACGCGGCGGCGCTGGAGGCGTTGCTGGCCGGCTTCCACCATCTGCACGAGCGCCGCTTCTCCTACAGCAACCCGGCGGCGCCGGTGGAACTGGTGGCGCTGCGGCTGACCGCCACGGGCCTGATGCCGCGCGCCGAGACGGTGCGCCGTCCCGGCCTGGGCGCCGACCGCAAGCCGGAGGCACGGCGGATCTTCCTCGGCGGTCGCTGGCAGGAGGCCGCGGTGCACCAGCGCGAGCAGGTCACCGCCCCGGTCGAAGGGCCGGCGCTGATCGAGGAGGAATACACCACCGCCTTCATCGCCCCCGGCTGGCGCTGCGCGCCCGGGCCGGACGGGACGCTGATCGCGCGGAAGCTGGAGGCGTGACGGTCATGCTCGGCCCTGTCGAACTGGAGGTCCTGCGCAACGGCCTGACCGCCGCCGCCGCCGAGATGGACGTGACCGTCTGGCGCACCAGCCGCTCCACCGTGGTGCGGGAACTGCTGGACTATTCCACCGCCGTCTTCGACCGCGACGGTTACAACGTCGCGCAATCCGCCCGCATCCCGCAGCACCTGAACTCGATGAGCGCCGGGTTGCTGACCGTGGTGCGCGACCACCTGCCGCTGGCACAGTGGGAGGAAGGCGATGTCGTCATCACCAACGACCCGTATTGCGGTGGCCAGCACATCCCCGACATCCTGGCCTTCCGCCCGGTCTTCGCGGAGGGGGAGCGCATCGCCATCGTCGGCACGCTCTGCCACCATCTCGACATGGGCGGCATGGCGGCGGGCTCCTATGCCGCGACCGCGACCGAGATCTTCCAGGAAGGGCTTCGCCTGCCGCCGCTGAAGCTCTACCGGCGCGGCGTGCTGAACGCCGACCTGCTGGCGGTGATGCGGCAGAACGTGCGCCAGCCGGAGATCCTCTGGGGCGACCTGCAGGCACAGATCGCCTCGCTCTCCGTGGGCGAGGCCAACCTGCGCAAGCTCGCCGCGCGCTTCGGCGCCGATGCGGTGGTCGCGGGCTGCGCGCAGATCCTGGACGGCTCCGAGCGAGCCATGCGGGCGATGATCGGCCGCATTCCCGACGGGCACTACGAGTTCGAGGATTTCCTCGACGATGACGGCATCACGGCGGACCCCATCCGCATCCATGCCGCCATCACCGTGTGCGGGGAGGAGATGTCGGTCGATCTCTCCGGCTGTGGCCCGCAGGCGCTGGGGCCGGTCAACGCCACGCTCGCCTCGGCCCATTCCGCCGTCTCCTATGCGGTGATGGCGGTGGCCGACGAGCCGATCCCGGCCAATGCCGGATGCTATCGTCCCATCGCCGTGACCGCGCCGGAGGGCACGGTCGTCAGCGCCCGCCACCCGGCGCCGGTGGCGAACCGGATCGCGGCGACGCACCGCCTCGCCACCACGCTGCTCGGCGCGCTGCACCAGGCGGTGCCGGAGCGCGTGCCAGCCGCCTATTACGGCGTCAGCTACGTGTGCTCCTTCCAGACGGTGCAGGAAGACGGCGCGCGGGGCGTGCTGGTGGAGATCGAGGTCGGCGGCAGCGGCGCGCATCCGGAGGGCGACGGGCTGAGCGCCTTCACCTTCGGCATGCACAACAACTCCAACATCCCCGCCGAGATGATCGAGAGCGAGCTGCCGCTGACGATCACGCGCTACGGGCTGCTGCCCGGTTCCGGCGGCGCGGGACGGTATCGTGGCGGCCTGGGCTTGGTGCGTGAGTGGCGCATCGACGCGCAGGAGGCCGTCTTCACCGCCAATGCCGAGCGCTTCCGCTTCCGCCCCTATGGGCTGGCGGGCGGCGAGCCGGGCAGCGCCGGGCGGCTCCTGCTGCTGCGCGGCAATGAGGTGCGAAGCCTGGGTTCCAAGGTCAACAACCTGCGCCTGCGCCGGGGCGACGTGATCCGGCTGGAAACCTCGGGCGGCGGCGGCTTCGGCCCGCCGGAGGAACGGACGGCGGAGGCCCGGGCGCGCGACCGGGCACTGGGCTACGTGCCGGCCTGATCCCAGCCCCCGGTGCGCCGCGCACCTGGAAGCAGGCGGCCGCACGAAAAAAAGCAGCCCGGTCGTTGCCGACCGGGCTGTAGGGAGTTTCCGACGTCTGAATGCAGGAGGCATTCGATGGGATGCGGGGTAGTGGTGCCCGCGAAGAGAGTTTAAGCACGCCCGGAATCCAAATGCAAGTGATTATCATTATCCGGATATGACTCTTCGAGGATGGACCCGGGCGAGGCGGGCGGGCGAGACTTCCTGGCCGCCATCGGGCGCCAAGGGAGCCGAACCATGAGCGATCTGTCCCCCACCATCGACCATGTGGTCATCACCGTGGGCGACCAGCTCGACGCGGCGCTGGCGCAGTACACGCGGCTCGGTTTCGACATGACTGAGCGCGGCCACCACACGCTGGGGTCAAGCAACCATCTCGCCATCTTCGGCCAGGACTACCTCGAACTCCTTGGCTACGAGCCCGGCCGGGCGCCGCAGCGGGCGGACCTGCACAACGCGCCGCCGGGGTTGAACGGCCTCGTCTTCAAGCCCGACGCCCCCGATTTCGCCGAGCGCCTGCATGCGAAGGGAGCGCCGATCGGTGAGGCCCGGGAATTCAGCCGCCCGGTGCGGCTGGGCGAGGAAAGCCGGGATGCGCGTTTCCGCACCGCCAGCGTCACCGACCCGGCGGTCCAGAATGGGCGGGTCTTCTTCTGCCATCACGACACGCCGGAACTGGTCTGGCGCGAGGAATGGCGCCGGCATCCCAACGGCGTGACCGGCGTGGCGGAATTCGTCATCGCCTCCGGGGAGCCGGAGCGGATGGGCGACCTGTTCCGGCGCCTCTTCGGGGCGGATTCGGTGCGGGAAACCGAGGGTGGCCTCTGCCTGCCGGCCGGTTCCGGCACCGTCCTCGTGCTGCGGCCGGATGCGGTGGCGGAACGTTTCGGCGAGGTCCCGGCGCTGGAGGAAGGGCGGGATCGGATGGTGGCACTCAGCCTCCATTGCGCCGCGCCGGAACAGGTGGCGGTGCTGCTGGCGGGGAATGGCGTGACGGCGGTCCGGCACGGGGCGCGGCTGGTGGTGCCCCCGGCCGAGGCGGCGGGGCTGGCCCTGGCCTTCATGGACTGACCGCACGCCCCCACGGCCGAACCTGGGCGGGGCTGAAGCGTTCTGCCTTCGCCATGACCGATCGCGACCCGCTCACCCGCTATCGCCAGAAGCGCGATTTCCGGCAGACGCCGGAACCCGCAGGCGTGATCCGCCACGGTGGGCGGCCTACGGGTCTCTTCGTGGTGCAGAAGCACGACGCCACGCGTCTGCACTACGACTTCCGCCTCGAACTGGATGGTGTGCTGAAATCCTGGGCAGTGACGCGCGGCCCCAGCCTCGATCCGGAGGAGAAGCGCCTCGCGGTGGAGGTGGAGGACCATCCCCTCGACTATGGCGGCTTCGAGGGGGTGATCGGCAGCGGCTACGGCGCCGGCACGGTGCTGCTCTGGGACCGTGGGAGCTGGGAACCGCTCTCGGAGGACCCGGCGGCGGACCTGGCCGGGGGGCGTCTGCACCTCCGCCTGCACGGCACGCGTCTGAAGGGCGGTTGGCATCTGGTGCTGATGCGCGGACGCGGGCGTGGGACGCGCCGGAACTGGCTGCTGATCAAGGACCGCGACGAGGAGGCCCGGCCCGGCTCCGGCGACGCACTGTTGCGCGAGGCCACGACCTCCGTCCTGTCCGGACGCGACCTGGCCCAGATCGCCACGGGCGCGCCGGCACCCGGATGAACCCGCCCCGCCAGGGTGGGCATCGCAGCCCCGGCCCGACCATGTCGGGCGTCGCGCTGTCGCATCCGGAGCGTGTCTATTGGCCCCCCTCCGGCGATGCGGGGCCGGTCACCAAGCAGGACCTCGCCCGCTACCTGGAACGCGTGGCGCCGCGCCTGCTGCCCGCCATCGTGGGGCGGCCGCTGACTCTGTTGCGGGCACCGGAAGGGATCGGGGGCGAGCGCTTCGTGCAGCGCCATGCCGCGCGGGGCCTTTCGCCACTGGTCGGCACGGTGCGCCCGCGCGGGGAGGAGAAGCCGCTGATCCAGGTGGATTCCGCCGGAGCGCTGGTGGCGCTGGCCCAGTCCGGCGTGCTGGAGATCCATCCCTGGGGAGCCCGCAGCGCCCGGCTGGCGCAGCCGGACCGGATGGTGCTGGACCTCGATCCGGCGGAGAACCTGTCCTTCGGCGCGGTGGTCGCGGCGGCCCTGGCGCTGCGGGAGCGCGTGCTGGCGCTGGGCCTCGTGCCCTTCTGCAAGACCACGGGCGGCAAGGGGCTGCATCTGGTGGTGCCCCTGGCCGCCGGGACGCGCTGGGACCGGCTGCACGCGGTGGCGGCGGCGATCTGCGAGAGGCTGGCGCGGGAGGCGCCGGAACGCTTCACCACGCAATCCGCCCTGGCCGGGCGGGAAGGGCGGATCTTCCTGGATTTCCAGCGCAATGCGCGCGGGGCCTCGGCGGTGGCGCCCTGGTCGCCCCGCGCCCGCCCCGGCGCCCCGGTGGCGATGCCGCTGGACTGGGCGGAGGTGACGGAGGGGCTCGACCCCCGGCGCTTCACCATCGCGACTGCCCCGGTCCGCCTGGAGGCGCCGGACCCCTGGGACGGGATGGAGGCGGCCGCGCGGCCCCTGCCGCCGCTGTCGCAGGTGCGCTGATCGGAGGGGCGGTGGAGCCTCTGTTTCCGGCTGTCCGGCAGCGGGCCGGCGACGGGCACCGGCCCTCCCGACCGAATCCCTATTGCGGATGGACCGGCGGCACGCGACGCCACCAGGTGGTGCGCCTGGTTTCGCGCAGGAAGGTGAAGAGGCCGGAGCCCACGATCACCGCCATGCCGAGGAACATCCAGCCGTCCAGCCGGTCGCCGAAGATCGCGTAGCCCAGCCCGACGCCCCAGAGCATCTGGCTGTACTGGGTCGGCGCCACGAGGCTGGCGGGGGCCTTGGCCGAGGCCAGCATGATCAGCACATTGCCCCCCGCGGCGAGGAGGCCGTAGCCGGCGAGGTAGAGCCACTGCTCGCCGCTCGGCCAGGCAAAGCGCGGCAGCATGAGCAGCCCGCTGACCAGGATCGGGCCGATCAGCCCGGCGCCGTAGAGGGAGATCCGCTTCTCCTTTCCCCCCAGGGCCCGCAGGATGATGATCGTCACGGCACCGGAGAAGCCGCCGATGATGGCAGCCAGATGCCCGGCGGTGAGCTCCCGGAAGCCGGGACGCAGCACGATCAGCACGCCCAGGAAGCCGACGATCACCGCCGACCAGCGGCGCCAGCCCACGGCTTCCTTCAGGAAAAGCACCGAGAGGATGGTGACGAAGACCGGCAGCAGGAAGATCAGGCAGAAGGCCTCCGCCATCGGCAGGGCGGTGAAGGCGATGATGCTGGACAGGCTGCCGACCACCGCGAAGACGCCGCGCAGCAGCCACAGGCCGCGGTGGCGCGACACCACCAGATCCACCGGCCGGTCGCCGGGGCCGAGGATGAAGGGGATCGCCGCCAGCCCCAGCACGGCGCCGAAGAAGGCGACCTCGAAGGGGTCCAGCGCGCCCTCGATCAGCTTGATCGAGGCGTCGCTCAACGCATAGGAGGCATAGGCGAGGAAGGCGAGCAGCACGCCGTTCAGGACATGCCTATCCATGGCGGTTGGCGGGGCGTCGGCGGGCTGGGGTCATCATGGCACCGGGTGGGGCTGGCGTGGCGGGCGCGCCGGAGGCGCCCGGTCCGCCACGCAATGTCAGCCCCGCCGCCCCGGGACCACCCCTGTCACGGGAAATTCTTCGTGGTGGCGCCCCGGGGGGCCTTGCCCGTTTCAGCCCGGACGGAAGACGCGCAGGCGATGGCCGTCCGGGTCCCGCGCGGTGAAGCAGCGGCCGAAATCCATCTCCGTGGGTGGTTGCAGGATGGTGACGCCGGCCGCCAGCCATTCGGCATGGGTGGCATCGACATCCGCGGCGAGGAAAGCGAGCTCCGACGTGCCCGGTGTGCCAGTGGGCGGCGGTTCCACGCCATCCCGCCGCCACAGGCCGATGCCGGCGCCAGGATTGGTGCGGAAGAGGGCGAAGGTGGCGGAGGCTTCCTCGGGCGCATGGCCCAGCAGCCGGGCGTAGAAGGCCGCGCTGTCCGTGGCGCTGGCCACATAGAGGATCGTGAGATCGAGTTGCGGCATGCCGGGTCTCCTGGCCTCAAGGTTCGGGAGACAGCATGGCCGGGCGCGGTGACAGCTTCCGTCAGCAGCGGTCAGAACAGGTCCTCGAGATCCTGCTGCAGCCGCCATTCGGCCAGGAGAAGCCGACGGCGGCGCGGGTAGC from Roseomonas gilardii includes the following:
- a CDS encoding branched-chain amino acid ABC transporter permease, with the translated sequence MTAELIAQAVVSGLLMGMIYALVAAGLSLIFGLMDVVNFAHGELLMLAMFATLILYRYSGLDPILLLPLVAILLFGFGVAIYRLLIGRALSVTFNRGMSQIFVTFGLAIFLRGAAQYLFGSEFQSLTGTWVSDRTVNLAGIYLPLPQLVASVVCLLAFAALLAVSRTEFGRALEATREDRDAVALIGIDRDRIFAIGWGMGAAAVGVAGTMLATFYYVSPNVGVNFATIAYVTVALGGFGSLLGALVAGLLVGLAESLTALVLEPSVKQIGMFALYMFVLAFRPRGLFGKL
- a CDS encoding branched-chain amino acid ABC transporter permease, with the translated sequence MSTTLRQAAAAPPRANAITRRRRRELLAGAVILLLLAALPFGVTDVYAQNLIILTLLYAGLSQAWNILGGYCGQISLGHALYFGVGGYVSTMLFVHAGVPPVLGMAAAGIVAGLCALLVGWPCFRLSGHYYAIATVVVGEIGYLLFLNWEWVGGAMGIYVPLGPDSWLNLQFRISKLPWHFITLGFAALTWVVAWAIEGSRWGYSWRAVKDDVTAARSLAVRVFPSKMAAAAISGFLTGVGGAIYAQYVGYIDPDSILAGSFSILIALPAVLGGVGTLWGPLIGAAVLIPVSELSRSYLGGSGSGVDLMIYGLLIMIVALARPQGLVSLLGVRSQAGGGDGRAA
- a CDS encoding ABC transporter ATP-binding protein: MDALLEVRNVSKRFGGVQANSDITFDVRRGEILGLIGPNGAGKTSLFNSISGEVTPDTGEIRMEGQRISGLGPVECTRRGIARTFQVVRSFDSMTVLENVMVGAFTRHRTAREAMAAAEQVLDFAGLLGRMDRPAISLTPPEKRRLEVARALATQPRLLLLDEMLTGLTPAEAQSGVQLIRAVRDQGVTIIMVEHVMEVLLPLIDRAVVLNLGKVLLTGSPQEVVRDPEMIRAYLGDRYAAA
- a CDS encoding ABC transporter ATP-binding protein, translated to MLRLEGVSASYRGLKALQGVDLEVGQGEVVAVVGANGAGKSTLLKAIAGQVATEGQIAFQGESLRRMPSHRIARLGVNLVPEGRRLFPRLSVEDNLRLGAYARKGDPDRFRPLELVFELFPRLKERLPQLAGTLSGGEQQMLAIGRALLTQPKLLMLDEPSQGIMPKLVDDILAAVTRIRALGVTVLLVEQRLAEALAIADRAYVLQTGRVVMSGPAAEIAGNADVRRAYLGM
- a CDS encoding hydantoinase/oxoprolinase family protein → MSSQRHIRIGIDIGGTFTDLQILDERSGRLHSLKTPTTPEDPSIGLMTGIEAAAERYGFALADIRLLLHGTTIATNAVLERCLARGVLLTTAGFEDVLEIGRHTRRDIYGLKQKVEPPLVPRDRRLGVAERLRGDGSVETALDEASVSAVLERLRALEPEAVAICLLNAHVNAAHEELLAGRIRAEFPDLPLSLSSEVSPEIREYERSSTTVLNALLMPVVGRYLARLQQRMEERALTARLLLVQSNGGVCSAGMASRQPVRLLLSGPSGGALATMRAAEALGRPNLVGADMGGTSFDICVVQGGQVTLMTQGEIDGLPVRLPMIEIRTIGSGGGSLAAVDSGGRLTVGPRSAGSFPGPVCYRRGGTEPAVTDVNIALGRLDGRFFLGGAMALDTDGARGAIAARVAQPLRLETDAAAEGVLTVVNNALASAARLSLFEKGLDPRDFSLLSFGGAGGLHAIPVAEELGIGEVIFPADASTFSAFGILHSNIVHDVARSRVMPAAAENLPRIAESCTALREQGDALLAADGVPAEARRFALSADLRYRGQAFELVVPWEAPAGDAAPDAAALEALLAGFHHLHERRFSYSNPAAPVELVALRLTATGLMPRAETVRRPGLGADRKPEARRIFLGGRWQEAAVHQREQVTAPVEGPALIEEEYTTAFIAPGWRCAPGPDGTLIARKLEA
- a CDS encoding hydantoinase B/oxoprolinase family protein: MLGPVELEVLRNGLTAAAAEMDVTVWRTSRSTVVRELLDYSTAVFDRDGYNVAQSARIPQHLNSMSAGLLTVVRDHLPLAQWEEGDVVITNDPYCGGQHIPDILAFRPVFAEGERIAIVGTLCHHLDMGGMAAGSYAATATEIFQEGLRLPPLKLYRRGVLNADLLAVMRQNVRQPEILWGDLQAQIASLSVGEANLRKLAARFGADAVVAGCAQILDGSERAMRAMIGRIPDGHYEFEDFLDDDGITADPIRIHAAITVCGEEMSVDLSGCGPQALGPVNATLASAHSAVSYAVMAVADEPIPANAGCYRPIAVTAPEGTVVSARHPAPVANRIAATHRLATTLLGALHQAVPERVPAAYYGVSYVCSFQTVQEDGARGVLVEIEVGGSGAHPEGDGLSAFTFGMHNNSNIPAEMIESELPLTITRYGLLPGSGGAGRYRGGLGLVREWRIDAQEAVFTANAERFRFRPYGLAGGEPGSAGRLLLLRGNEVRSLGSKVNNLRLRRGDVIRLETSGGGGFGPPEERTAEARARDRALGYVPA
- a CDS encoding VOC family protein, whose product is MSDLSPTIDHVVITVGDQLDAALAQYTRLGFDMTERGHHTLGSSNHLAIFGQDYLELLGYEPGRAPQRADLHNAPPGLNGLVFKPDAPDFAERLHAKGAPIGEAREFSRPVRLGEESRDARFRTASVTDPAVQNGRVFFCHHDTPELVWREEWRRHPNGVTGVAEFVIASGEPERMGDLFRRLFGADSVRETEGGLCLPAGSGTVLVLRPDAVAERFGEVPALEEGRDRMVALSLHCAAPEQVAVLLAGNGVTAVRHGARLVVPPAEAAGLALAFMD
- a CDS encoding DNA polymerase ligase N-terminal domain-containing protein, with product MTDRDPLTRYRQKRDFRQTPEPAGVIRHGGRPTGLFVVQKHDATRLHYDFRLELDGVLKSWAVTRGPSLDPEEKRLAVEVEDHPLDYGGFEGVIGSGYGAGTVLLWDRGSWEPLSEDPAADLAGGRLHLRLHGTRLKGGWHLVLMRGRGRGTRRNWLLIKDRDEEARPGSGDALLREATTSVLSGRDLAQIATGAPAPG
- the ligD gene encoding non-homologous end-joining DNA ligase; translated protein: MNPPRQGGHRSPGPTMSGVALSHPERVYWPPSGDAGPVTKQDLARYLERVAPRLLPAIVGRPLTLLRAPEGIGGERFVQRHAARGLSPLVGTVRPRGEEKPLIQVDSAGALVALAQSGVLEIHPWGARSARLAQPDRMVLDLDPAENLSFGAVVAAALALRERVLALGLVPFCKTTGGKGLHLVVPLAAGTRWDRLHAVAAAICERLAREAPERFTTQSALAGREGRIFLDFQRNARGASAVAPWSPRARPGAPVAMPLDWAEVTEGLDPRRFTIATAPVRLEAPDPWDGMEAAARPLPPLSQVR
- a CDS encoding DMT family transporter — protein: MDRHVLNGVLLAFLAYASYALSDASIKLIEGALDPFEVAFFGAVLGLAAIPFILGPGDRPVDLVVSRHRGLWLLRGVFAVVGSLSSIIAFTALPMAEAFCLIFLLPVFVTILSVLFLKEAVGWRRWSAVIVGFLGVLIVLRPGFRELTAGHLAAIIGGFSGAVTIIILRALGGKEKRISLYGAGLIGPILVSGLLMLPRFAWPSGEQWLYLAGYGLLAAGGNVLIMLASAKAPASLVAPTQYSQMLWGVGLGYAIFGDRLDGWMFLGMAVIVGSGLFTFLRETRRTTWWRRVPPVHPQ
- a CDS encoding VOC family protein, giving the protein MPQLDLTILYVASATDSAAFYARLLGHAPEEASATFALFRTNPGAGIGLWRRDGVEPPPTGTPGTSELAFLAADVDATHAEWLAAGVTILQPPTEMDFGRCFTARDPDGHRLRVFRPG